Proteins encoded within one genomic window of Pseudorasbora parva isolate DD20220531a chromosome 3, ASM2467924v1, whole genome shotgun sequence:
- the prdm12b gene encoding PR domain zinc finger protein 12b: protein MGSVLPADALVLKAGFKQQSLALSDIITSDILHSFLYGRWRNVLGEHLFEEKTNTVSPKTAFTAEVLAQSFSGEVQKLSSLVLPSEVIIAQSSIPGEGLGIFSKTWIKAGTEMGPFTGRVISPEHVDLFKNNNLMWEVFNEDGTVRYFIDASQEDHRSWMTYIKCARNEQEQNLEVVQIGSSIFYKAVETIPPDQELLVWYGNSHNTFLGIPGVPGTEDEQQKKTKTDDFHLCETSTAAALSTASRMRCVICHRGFNSRSNLRSHMRIHTLDKPFVCRFCNRRFSQSSTLRNHVRLHTGERPYKCHVCQSAYSQLAGLRAHQKSARHRPANTGPVVGLQAHSPPPPQLAQVPHPASLVHHIPTMVL, encoded by the exons ATGGGTTCAGTGTTGCCTGCAGATGCTCTGGTTCTGAAGGCTGGATTTAAGCAGCAGTCTTTGGCCCTGTCCGACATCATCACCTCAGATATCCTGCACAGTTTCCTGTACGGCCGCTGGAGGAACGTGCTGGGGGAACACCTGTTCGAGGAGAAGACCAACACTGTCAGCCCCAAAACAGCCTTCACCGCCGAGGTCCTGGCGCAGTCATTCTCCGGAG AGGTCCAGAAACTCTCCAGCTTAGTGTTGCCAAGTGAAGTCATCATTGCGCAGAGCTCGATCCCTGGGGAAGGACTTGGCATCTTCTCCAAGACCTGGATAAAAGCTGGCACCGAGATGGGACCGTTCACAGGCAGGGTCATTTCACCCGAGCATGTGGATCTCTTCAAGAACAACAATCTCATGTGGGAG GTTTTCAATGAGGATGGCACGGTGCGCTATTTCATCGATGCCAGTCAAGAGGATCATCGCAGCTGGATGACTTACATCAAATGCGCGCGCAATGAGCAAGAACAGAACCTGGAAGTTGTGCAGATCGGAAGCAGCATATTTTACAAAGCAGTAGAG ACAATACCTCCAGACCAAGAGCTGCTTGTGTGGTATGGGAATTCCCACAACACCTTCCTGGGTATCCCTGGAGTCCCTGGCACTGAGGATGAACAGCAGAAAAAGACCAAAACTG ATGATTTCCACCTGTGTGAAACCTCCACTGCTGCCGCTCTCTCCACTGCCAGTCGCATGCGCTGCGTCATCTGCCACCGAGGCTTCAACTCCCGCAGTAACCTGCGCTCCCACATGCGCATACACACGCTAGACAAGCCATTCGTCTGCCGTTTCTGCAACCGCCGCTTCAGCCAGTCATCCACTCTCCGTAATCACGTGCGCCTTCACACGGGAGAGCGCCCCTACAAGTGCCACGTCTGCCAGAGCGCATACTCCCAGTTGGCAGGGTTGAGGGCGCACCAGAAGAGCGCCAGGCACCGGCCGGCCAACACAGGGCCTGTAGTGGGCCTGCAGGCCCACTCGCCCCCACCTCCTCAACTGGCACAAGTTCCTCATCCAGCCTCCCTGGTGCATCACATACCTACCATGGTGCTATGA